The proteins below are encoded in one region of Micromonospora yangpuensis:
- a CDS encoding adenosylcobinamide-GDP ribazoletransferase, whose amino-acid sequence MTGRSRYVDGLRLAVGTFTVLPVPGGRVDRATAGVAMALAPAVGALLGLALGGVLLALTPLTSPLIAAGLTLGCAALLTRGLHLDGLADIVDALGSYRPGPAALEIMKKPDVGPFGVVALVVVLLVQAAALAELAGRSAPAGLAAVVVAVATGRLAVTVACRRGVPAARPDGLGALVAGTVGPVAPVVGTVAVAVLASVAVPGRPWQGPLVVVAALAVVLLLLRHLVRRLGGITGDVLGAGVEVTSTLVYLGLVLSG is encoded by the coding sequence GTGACCGGCCGGTCCCGGTACGTCGACGGTCTCCGGTTGGCCGTCGGCACCTTCACCGTCCTGCCGGTGCCCGGCGGGCGGGTGGACCGGGCGACCGCCGGGGTCGCGATGGCGCTGGCCCCGGCCGTCGGTGCCCTGCTCGGTCTCGCCCTCGGCGGGGTGCTGCTGGCGCTCACCCCGCTCACCTCGCCGCTGATCGCCGCCGGGCTGACCCTCGGCTGCGCCGCGCTGCTCACCCGGGGGCTGCACCTGGACGGACTGGCCGACATCGTCGACGCGCTCGGCTCGTACCGGCCCGGACCGGCCGCGCTGGAGATCATGAAGAAGCCGGACGTCGGCCCGTTCGGGGTGGTCGCCCTGGTGGTCGTACTCCTGGTGCAGGCCGCGGCGCTGGCCGAGCTGGCCGGCCGGTCGGCGCCGGCGGGCCTCGCGGCGGTGGTGGTGGCCGTCGCGACCGGTCGGCTCGCGGTGACGGTGGCCTGCCGGCGGGGGGTGCCGGCGGCCCGACCGGACGGGCTGGGCGCGCTGGTCGCCGGCACCGTCGGCCCGGTCGCGCCGGTCGTCGGCACGGTCGCCGTCGCGGTGCTGGCGTCGGTGGCCGTGCCGGGGCGGCCGTGGCAGGGGCCGCTGGTCGTGGTCGCCGCGCTCGCCGTCGTGCTGCTGCTCCTGCGTCATCTGGTACGTCGCCTCGGCGGCATCACCGGCGACGTGCTCGGTGCCGGCGTGGAGGTCACCTCGACCCTGGTCTACCTGGGACTGGTGCTGTCCGGCTGA
- a CDS encoding DUF2314 domain-containing protein, whose protein sequence is MLITDDFLPVPVPESLTATYLVPMVGLPRVGTKSAVAAVADRLAEPVRGLAQQMLDGPLMSVETRSIAEFPQLPPDLLSAFGATEAQLARLAEASHLVVVQAQYRPGWPPAHEWAARAVAAAIAESVDGDVVDVFGLQFLDPATALRSLPDEQGRVRLVDWVLVPYSSDAEGLWFTTKGLRRFGLLELQTQGVPDHLTRAWGAVMTGAARRLLRDWTEGLAGAEVPAFVQLPVLATVTGHDIAVAYGNPEQHGATAPVLLRLELDPATDPEADSFLSLRPPPGHSGPDGRYFAAACATLFAGIQPDVRYTRPGDAMTKAIATARAGLADARARFLAGDLPAETQLVVKYGLPGDEGPEFVWAGVTSWDSPERIVGASASDAHSDPGVRIGATVVVAADDVVDWAVLGATGVLEGGWTQAVLDSGDRPTP, encoded by the coding sequence ATGCTCATCACGGACGACTTCCTGCCCGTACCGGTGCCGGAGTCGCTCACCGCGACGTACCTGGTACCGATGGTCGGGTTGCCGCGGGTCGGTACGAAGTCGGCGGTGGCCGCGGTGGCCGACCGGTTGGCCGAGCCGGTGCGGGGGTTGGCCCAGCAGATGCTGGACGGCCCGCTGATGTCGGTGGAGACCCGGTCGATCGCCGAGTTCCCCCAGCTCCCGCCGGATCTGCTCAGCGCGTTCGGCGCGACCGAGGCCCAGTTGGCCCGGCTGGCCGAGGCCAGTCACCTGGTGGTGGTGCAGGCGCAGTACCGGCCGGGCTGGCCACCGGCGCACGAGTGGGCGGCGCGGGCGGTGGCCGCCGCGATCGCCGAATCGGTCGACGGTGACGTGGTCGACGTCTTCGGTCTGCAGTTCCTCGACCCGGCGACCGCACTGCGGTCGTTGCCCGACGAGCAGGGCCGGGTCCGGCTGGTCGACTGGGTGCTGGTGCCGTACTCCTCCGACGCCGAGGGTCTCTGGTTCACCACCAAGGGGCTGCGCCGGTTCGGGCTGCTGGAGCTGCAGACCCAGGGGGTGCCGGACCACCTCACCCGGGCCTGGGGAGCGGTGATGACCGGCGCGGCCCGGCGGCTGCTGCGGGACTGGACCGAGGGGCTGGCCGGTGCCGAGGTGCCGGCGTTCGTGCAGCTGCCGGTGCTGGCCACGGTCACCGGCCACGACATCGCGGTGGCCTACGGCAACCCGGAGCAGCACGGGGCGACCGCGCCGGTGCTGCTGCGCCTGGAGCTGGACCCGGCCACCGACCCGGAGGCCGACTCGTTCCTGAGTCTGCGCCCGCCACCCGGGCACTCCGGACCGGACGGGCGGTACTTCGCCGCCGCCTGCGCCACCCTCTTCGCGGGTATCCAGCCCGACGTGCGCTACACCCGCCCCGGTGACGCGATGACCAAGGCGATCGCCACCGCCCGCGCCGGGCTGGCCGACGCCCGCGCCCGGTTCCTCGCCGGTGACCTGCCCGCCGAGACCCAGCTGGTGGTCAAGTACGGCCTGCCCGGCGACGAGGGTCCGGAGTTCGTCTGGGCCGGGGTGACCTCCTGGGACTCCCCGGAGCGGATCGTCGGCGCCAGCGCCAGCGACGCCCACAGCGACCCGGGCGTGCGCATCGGCGCAACGGTGGTGGTGGCCGCCGACGACGTCGTGGACTGGGCGGTGCTCGGCGCCACCGGCGTGCTGGAGGGCGGTTGGACCCAGGCCGTCCTCGACTCCGGCGACCGCCCCACCCCCTGA